One segment of Chelonia mydas isolate rCheMyd1 chromosome 13, rCheMyd1.pri.v2, whole genome shotgun sequence DNA contains the following:
- the LOC102943013 gene encoding olfactory receptor 10A2, producing the protein MSYTSETAQRNHSTVTQLIYLGFSQDPVTRAILCVGFSIIYTISLMGNSIINLITMLDLALHTPMYFFLWNLSFLESCYISVTIPKMLVNFVSEERTISFTGCTIQMHFVLSLGTAECYLLAAMAYRAICSPLHYPTIMNPRARAKMAAVCWLYGILMPMSKVICIFSLPYCGPNKINHFFCDIHPVLKLACGDTSRSEVFIVPISLMITVIPFLMVLVSYACILYTILKTTSSEGRHKAFSTCSSHLTVVILFYGSTCAMYLQPKSSHVADMDRVVALFYTVVIPTLNPMIYSLRNQEVKAALKRLRGRKRFS; encoded by the coding sequence ATGAGCTATACCAGTGAAACTGCACAGAGGAATCACAGCACGGTGACCCAACTCATTTATCTTGGCTTCTCCCAGGATCCAGTGACACGAGCAATACTTTGCGTAGGTTTCTCCATTATCTACACCATCTCCCTGATGGGCAACAGCATCATCAACCTCATCACAATGCTGGACTTGGCCCTCCACACCCCTATGTATTTCTTCCTCTGGAACCTGTCCTTTTTGGAGAGCTGCTACATCTCTGTCACCATCCCCAAGATGCTGGTCAACTTTGTCTCTGAGGAGAGGACCATCTCCTTCACTGGGTGTACCATCCAGATGCATTTCGTCCTTTCTCTTGGGACAGCAGAGTGCTACCTGCTGGCCGCCATGGCATACAGGGCCATCTGCTCCCCTCTGCATTACCCCACCATTATGAATCCCAGAGCCCGTGCCAAGATGGCTGCTGTCTGCTGGCTCTATGGAATCCTGATGCCCATGAGCAAAGTGATTTGCATCTTCTCCTTGCCCTACTGTGGGCCCAACAAGATCAACCACTTCTTCTGCGACATCCACCCTGTGCTGAAGCTGGCCTGTGGGGACACCTCCAGGAGCGAGGTCTTCATTGTACCGATCAGCCTAATGATCACTGTCATCCCCTTCCTAATGGTGCTGGTGTCCTATGCCTGCATCCTCTACACCATCCTGAAGACAACTTCATCCGAGGGAAGGCACAAAGCTttctccacctgctcctcccacctcaccGTAGTCATCTTGTTCTACGGTTCAACCTGTGCTATGTACCTGCAGCCCAAGTCCAGCCACGTAGCGGACATGGACAGAGTGGTGGCCCTATTTTATACCGTCGTCATCCCCACGTTAAACCCTATGATCTACAGCCTAAGGAaccaggaggtgaaggctgctcTGAAGAGACTGAGGGGGAGGAAAAGATTTTCATGA